Below is a genomic region from Diabrotica undecimpunctata isolate CICGRU chromosome 7, icDiaUnde3, whole genome shotgun sequence.
GAATATACCATATAAATATACTAGTTTCCCTCTTTATTTTTTGGAAATGAACTATGAAAAAATAAgacaacaaatttaaaataaagtatatttgttttaatattatttacaataatattgtatttaaatcTTTTTAACACCCATGAGTATACCAGTATCAATGGGTTTAATAATTGAGCCCATCTTAGTAACAACTGAAGGTTCAATGAACTTTCTAAAAGCTCTTTCTGGCAcaaaagtgtttccaattggagCTCTAATGCTAGCTTCATATTCCTTAACAGATTTGAATGGAAAAGGTACTTCAGATACCAACAACGGAGTAATCTTGGACTGAGCGTCTTCATTGATAATTAAAGAGCCTTTATTATCGTCTCTTCTAGGAAATTTCTTAGGCATTTTAATGATAAACCTCTTCCGTTTTCTTTTGCTAGAGTCAATATTAACACCTGCCCAACTGCCCCAACCAGGTAGATTAAGATCAATATCTTTAGGAGTGTCTTTTTCTATTTCCGCTGCCTTCTCTTTTTCAAAATCTGCTACTATGTCATCGTCTTCAAATGCTTCTATGACGAGATCTCTTTGATTAACAGGCTCTTCGTTTTCATCTGTCGTTGTGATATCTGGTATAGCAGTATTCAAATGGGTTGTTTTCACTTTGATAAATTTATCAGGATTTATATTTACAGGCTCTTCTTCGGCACTTGGTATTGAATCAATAATCTTTTTTAGAGCATCTATGTTAGTATTTTCTGTTATAGTATCATTTTCACCTAAGTCAGCTGTTTCTTCCATCATCCTTTCATCTAAACTTTGTTTCTTCTTTTGGGCGGGAAGAGATAAATCAAATTTCTTTTTCTTGGTTGAGAGTTTTGTTTTCTTTTGCTTTGGTGACTTTGTGTcagtttgttttttaattttggtAATTTTTTGACTAATGTTTTTGTTAATCTTGCCTTCTAAGGAATCAAACATATCTTCGATGTCATCATTTCCAGATATATTAAAACTAACTTCCCATTCCGACATATCTAATgattttttcttcttgttttctttcaTATTGGTTATTTCTTTCGTTTTATTTTcctttattactttttctttctttttactaTTCCCTTTTTCGTTTTTCAGTAGGGAAATGCTAGAAGTCACTTCATTCGTTTTGATCTTTTTTTTCTCcttatttttgacttttttaaCAAGTTCATTCTTTTCTTggtcaattttattattatttttcatatcaCTTTCATTAGTATCTGGATTGATCAATGTTTGTTCTTGTTTACTTCCTTCTTCCTCATTTTTATTACTGATTTTATTAACTTCATTCCAGTATTTCCTGTAACCACTAACAAAATCAGCAACCTCTTTTGTTGGTTTTATTCCGTTAACCCATGGATTAGTTTCATCTACTTTTTGATTTGTTGGCGAGATTTCATCTTCAACTGCACCTTCCTCTTCAGAATCACTATTAACTGATTTTAGTTTTTGTGTGAGATCTCTACTAAGGGCAAGctgtgtagccaattcttgtcgACTCTGCaaataaaaacagaatattttataaaacacCAAAGTAGAAACAGGAAGATTTCTTGGTTGACAAAAACCAatttcagatttttgctttaatttgtcccttctataaattgcaagttAAAACAGATGATTAAAAAGATGtaaagagagacatggggaatctaaaaattccattcacaacatatctcctcatctaagcaaaaaATCTGTAGTAaactggtttcttgtactcataaagactaaaccgaaataaaagaaaagacttTCTCTCATGAAATAAAGTCGTTGACCATTCACCATGTGAACAGCTACATTAACTACAGTAGGCTGCCGTTTGTGCATGGAAAATGAGGAGATTTTCCAAACCGCCTCATTGACATAAATATCTTCATCATCTGATATGTTGAAACTTCATAGTTATTATTTGGAGCCACAATAACAAATACTTACAGCTATGTCGTTATGTCAATCTGTCTATACTGACATTTATTTTCTTCCTTTGTTGGTCATAGTATGACACCATCTATTGGTTATATTCTGatttaaaatgaaagaaaaactGTCTTTTCacacaatttttttgaaaatcatcttttacacaaaccttttgataataataaaaacaaaaaaaaaagaattatgtAATTTGGTGCAGTCATTCTGAAGTGATGCCAGTACAAACATTtcggcgattcatttttattaatacatgcattaatacatattatattagatgcaagttttagaataaaaaaattattgtatgttTCCCATTTTCTAGCATCTAAATTGTCCACTCACTCAATCTGAATGAGTAAACGCTGACCTGTATATTTCCATTTCTAACTATATTGATATTCTTCACGGATAAGATTGAACAATTTTGAACCCATCTGTCTTCTGAGCTGGTGTCAATTATTGTTACCTGTTTACTTTTGTTGAAGGTACTTTAGGTCACTTCTGAAGGTCAGGCAGTTTCTACTATCCTAAGTAAACTGTGAAAATCCTAATCAAAAAGCAGTTGAATATAACTTCCTGATATATGCAGCTTTGGTAGACTTTGAGAAATTTTTGACAGAGTGGAACACTGGGTAATATGCTCAGTAAAAAGTAATACGGTAGActacaaatatattttacttattgaCAATATATACCAGAAagcaaaaaaaacaaactaaGATGAATGAACTCACAAGATGACACAATATCACCAAAGTTCTTTAACCAAACACTCAATGATGTGTTCAAGAAACTAAATTGGCAAgagaaagaaataagaataaatgAAGAATATCTTAACCACCTATGATATGCCAATAACGTCTTCCTGGTAGGAAGTTACGAAGAGGTATTAAAGAATGTTTTTGAAACTAGACAGAGAACGAAAGATTAGTTATAAGAATGaactataagaaaacaaaaacaatggatAACAACTTGGAGAATAtcacaataaaaatacaaaataataagacAGAACAGGTCTTAAGCTATATATATTTAGGACAAATACAATTTACCAAAAAAATCAGATCATGAAGATAAATCATTGAAGATTAGACATAAAGTGGATGTTTGCAGGCCAAATGTCAGGTAAAAGGACAATAAATGGAACACATGCTGCACCAGAGACCCTGGGAAtcaaaatgtcccaaaagaagAGCACAAATCAGGTGGCAGATGATTTAAAGAGACATATTGGTTCAAGATAAATGAAAATTGCAATGGAGAGAGAAAAATGGTAGTTGGAGAATGAGGTCTATATTCGAACTTTGATATAAAAAGAGCTTTAGACAGATAGATATGTAGGTTAAATTGTAAGAATTGAgtcacataaaatatataaatacttcttcttcccgAAACTCCTTTTACTTGCCAGTAGTGTAggaataaaataactaaatacaaAAGCCATATTTtctgttatcaaaataaattataGAAGGCAAACAGTGTCTTTATCAATATATCATACATTAACAACTACATAGATGGGTTCATACTTTTTAGAATACTGTTTTTTGTTTCCAACTTTATTTTGGTGCACtatattatttaagaaaaacaagataggataaatatattttataataggaTATATAATCTGAACTTTACCTCTTTATCATATTTTGCTCTAACTTGCTTATTTCGGGCCCACTGACCAGTTCCTTTGTGCCTTAAACTAAACCTTTCCTCTGCCCTTGCCTTTTCAATATCTTCTAACTTCTTTAACGCTTCTTCAGGATTTACCTTTTGTAATTGTTCAAACTCTTTAAGCTGTTGTTTTATCCTTTCTTTCCTTAATATTCTATGatactttttacttttaattttattttggcgTCTAGCTTTTGCTTCTTTAAAACTTTGGTGTGCACGAAGTTTGGCTAGTTCTTTTctcttttctttcaattcttcTAGTGTAAGAGGATAGTCTTCATCTTCTTTATTTTCTCCTGTATCTATGTGATACTCTTCTATTTGTGAATCtatattttccaaatttttctGAAGCTCAGATTTCACCCTACAATAATTCAGAAGTGTTTAATATTTATTACAAGTACAACTCTCAAATTATAAGCTATTCATTGCACAAATCTAATAACTGCGTATgacaaagttaaaaaaatatattacctgAAAGACAATGGGTAAGATTTAGCCTTTTTCTCAGTGATCTTTACTTTCTCATTACTATCTAAAGGGAATGATAATTGCGCAGCTGATCTATTAGCCTGAACGAGAGCTTCCCATCTATCCAATTTTAATTTCACTTTCTCATAGTTTAAACCTCGTTTAATACGTTCAGCTTGTGGTTTTTCTAGAGGTTTGGGCAATGTTTTGCTAATATTACTTGTAGATTTTACTTTATTGGAGAGCTGAAGAGACTTCCTTCCCTTTAAAACACTCGTTAATTCATTCACATGCACTAAATTTTTATTCGAACTAAGGGATTTTACTAGATTAAATTCAGACACTAGAGTTGAAGGTTCTGTTCTATGTGCACTTTTCACATGCTGAATCTTATTTAACTTTAAAACGTTGTCCACTAGCTTATCATGAGTTTTATCATCTATCTCATCTTCTACGTATTCCAAGTTATCACTATCGTCACTCatctttttaaattaaaagaaaaaacctaaaaaatgaaAACCACACCacacatataaataaatattatttaaggttatgttttttgtcaatcttcttctttatatCGAAATATTAGACCGAGACCGAATTAAAAAAGTGATCGATATTTActtatatacaaattaaaaataacttaaGTGGCATTGTCGATGATATAATTTTCCTTAATTATATAATAGATTTCcttaattattttatagtatgtaaaaaatattcctttttagaGACTTTCTCTATTTCATATCATTTTCTGGTTTTGTTTTTAAC
It encodes:
- the LOC140445005 gene encoding U3 small nucleolar RNA-associated protein 14 homolog A-like, which codes for MSDDSDNLEYVEDEIDDKTHDKLVDNVLKLNKIQHVKSAHRTEPSTLVSEFNLVKSLSSNKNLVHVNELTSVLKGRKSLQLSNKVKSTSNISKTLPKPLEKPQAERIKRGLNYEKVKLKLDRWEALVQANRSAAQLSFPLDSNEKVKITEKKAKSYPLSFRVKSELQKNLENIDSQIEEYHIDTGENKEDEDYPLTLEELKEKRKELAKLRAHQSFKEAKARRQNKIKSKKYHRILRKERIKQQLKEFEQLQKVNPEEALKKLEDIEKARAEERFSLRHKGTGQWARNKQVRAKYDKESRQELATQLALSRDLTQKLKSVNSDSEEEGAVEDEISPTNQKVDETNPWVNGIKPTKEVADFVSGYRKYWNEVNKISNKNEEEGSKQEQTLINPDTNESDMKNNNKIDQEKNELVKKVKNKEKKKIKTNEVTSSISLLKNEKGNSKKKEKVIKENKTKEITNMKENKKKKSLDMSEWEVSFNISGNDDIEDMFDSLEGKINKNISQKITKIKKQTDTKSPKQKKTKLSTKKKKFDLSLPAQKKKQSLDERMMEETADLGENDTITENTNIDALKKIIDSIPSAEEEPVNINPDKFIKVKTTHLNTAIPDITTTDENEEPVNQRDLVIEAFEDDDIVADFEKEKAAEIEKDTPKDIDLNLPGWGSWAGVNIDSSKRKRKRFIIKMPKKFPRRDDNKGSLIINEDAQSKITPLLVSEVPFPFKSVKEYEASIRAPIGNTFVPERAFRKFIEPSVVTKMGSIIKPIDTGILMGVKKI